The Oncorhynchus gorbuscha isolate QuinsamMale2020 ecotype Even-year unplaced genomic scaffold, OgorEven_v1.0 Un_scaffold_3:::fragment_4:::debris, whole genome shotgun sequence genome contains a region encoding:
- the LOC124017660 gene encoding trophoblast glycoprotein-like — MHHLVILVLFGALLCAPHQCLECPSGCQCFAGTRTVKCVSKDLRSIPRDIPGYTRNVIITGHNIFRIGSETFHELKNVTTIILSNNRITEVASHSFSTLSYLRSLDMSCNHLTLIHPEALNIPGSPLKELNLSRSLYNYTSLTDLTTALRWGGLGGLLSLDLSGNRLVFLPPGMFSHLPSLQHLFLGNNSLASVNNGTFFGLRRLELLDLTRNSFRAFQGDALGELERLGQAPRILLSHNPYVCTCEIQDFAVWLKNSQAQVGDAEALTCASPWEFQDRPLRALGVQVVGCHATSPPLVGIRDEVGDLSLQTSYVLLGLVLGFVGMVFLFVLYLNRQGIKKWVVETRDACHEVLEGYHHRYEIDTDPRREYLSKDVRVEEKPPTNGSFGQAHSDNRLSQLPTDTCLVQIPSDTQLKPGSISVDL, encoded by the exons ATGCATCATTTGGTAATCCTTGTACTTTTTGGTGCGCTACTCTGTGCGCCCCACCAGTGCTTGGAGTGCCCATCAGGCTGCCAATGCTTTGCTGGCACGCGCACAGTGAAATGCGTTTCCAAGGACCTTCGCTCCATACCACGAGATATTCCAGGATACACAAGGAATGTGATCATCACAGGACACAATATATTCAGAATTGGATCAGAGACATTTCATGAACTGAAAAATGTCACCACCATCATTTTGAGCAACAATAG GATCACAGAGGTTGCATCCCACAGCTTCTCTACCCTTTCCTACCTGCGCTCCCTGGACATGAGCTGCAACCATCTGACTCTCATCCACCCTGAAGCCCTCAACATCCCAGGGAGTCCTCTAAAGGAGCTCAACCTTAGCCGCTCCCTCTATAACTACACCTCACTGACAGATCTCACCACCGCACTGCGCTGGGGAGGCCTAGGAGGGTTGCTCAGCCTAGACCTCTCCGGGAACCGCCTGGTCTTCCTACCCCCAGGGATGTTCTCCCACCTCCCAAGCCTGCAGCACCTCTTCCTTGGTAACAACTCCCTAGCATCGGTCAACAACGGCACCTTCTTTGGCCTGCGCCGCCTGGAGCTGCTTGACTTGACCCGCAACTCTTTCAGGGCGTTCCAAGGTGATGCTCTGGGGGAGCTGGAAAGGCTGGGGCAAGCCCCCCGCATCCTGCTGAGCCACAACCCCTATGTCTGCACATGTGAGATCCAAGACTTTGCTGTGTGGCTTAAGAATTCCCAGGCTCAGGTGGGGGATGCAGAAGCTCTGACCTGCGCCTCACCCTGGGAGTTTCAGGACAGGCCCCTGCGGGCGCTCGGGGTCCAAGTTGTCGGATGCCATGCTACTTCACCACCTCTGGTCGGAATCAGAGACGAGGTGGGCGACCTCTCCCTGCAGACCTCCTACGTCCTCCTGGGTCTGGTGCTGGGCTTTGTGGGCATGGTCTTCCTCTTTGTGCTCTACCTCAACCGGCAAGGTATTAAAAAGTGGGTGGTGGAGACACGAGATGCCTGCCATGAAGTGTTGGAGGGGTATCACCACCGCTATGAGATCGACACTGACCCACGCCGGGAATACCTCTCAAAAGACGTCAGAGTCGAAGAGAAGCCACCGACAAACGGTAGTTTTGGACAGGCTCACTCAGATAACCGCTTATCACAGCTACCCACTGACACCTGTTTAGTACAGATCCCCTCAGACACACAGCTCAAACCAGGCTCCATCTCGGTGGATTTGTGA
- the LOC124017663 gene encoding uncharacterized protein LOC124017663 isoform X1, producing MSSKGLLNISSKGLLNISSKGLLNISNKGLLNISNKGLLNISSKGLLNISNKGLLNISNKGLLNISNKGLLNISSKGLLNISSKGLLNISSKGLLNISNKGLLNISSKGLLNISSKGLLNISSKGLLNISSKGLLNISSKGLLNISSKGLLNISSKGLLNISSKGLLNISSKGLLNISSKGLLNISSKGLLNISNKGLLNISSKNLLNISSKGLLNISNKGLLNISNKGLLNISNKGLL from the coding sequence ATGTCAAGTAAAGGCCTATTGAACATCTCCAGTAAAGGCCTATTGAACATCTCCAGTAAAGGCCTATTGAACATCTCCAATAAAGGCCTATTGAACATCTCCAATAAAGGCCTATTGAACATCTCCAGTAAAGGCCTATTGAACATCTCCAATAAAGGCCTATTGAACATCTCCAATAAAGGCCTATTGAACATCTCCAATAAAGGCCTATTGAACATCTCCAGTAAAGGCCTATTGAACATCTCAAGTAAAGGCCTATTGAACATCTCCAGTAAAGGCCTATTGAACATCTCCAATAAAGGCCTATTGAACATCTCCAGTAAAGGCCTATTGAACATCTCCAGTAAAGGCCTATTGAACATCTCCAGTAAAGGCCTATTGAACATCTCCAGTAAAGGCCTATTGAACATCTCAAGTAAAGGCCTATTGAACATCTCCAGTAAAGGCCTATTGAACATCTCCAGTAAAGGCCTATTGAACATCTCAAGTAAAGGCCTATTGAACATCTCCAGTAAAGGCCTATTGAACATCTCAAGTAAAGGCCTATTGAACATCTCCAGTAAAGGCCTATTGAACATCTCCAATAAAGGCCTATTGAACATCTCCAGTAAAAACCTATTGAACATCTCCAGTAAAGGCCTATTGAACATCTCCAATAAAGGCCTATTGAACATCTCCAATAAAGGCCTATTGAACATCTCCAATAAAGGCCTATTGTAA